Part of the Triticum urartu cultivar G1812 chromosome 2, Tu2.1, whole genome shotgun sequence genome, AAATACCAACAGATCTTTCAGACTGCTAAATAGAATCATACCATAGTCAAGGACACCGACACGAGCACAAGCCTCAGAAACTTTCATACAGAGATGGTCGTTGAAGTTTGCATTGATGCGAAGATTTGATAGCCTCTGCGTCAATAGGAAAAGTGTTGGTTTAAGACAAAATCTAGTAACAAAAAAATATAACTAGAAGTACAAAGAACACCCTTTGCCTATCTACCATCTGGAAgaaaactactccctccattccaaaatacttgtcgtggttttagttcaagtTTAACTATAAGGGGGAAGAAAAGACTGCCATGAAAACTGCTAACTATAGCTGGATACTTCATGTGCTAGCAATTCAAGAGTCTGGAAAATCAATTGACATCATGATCTCAGAACATAGCACCATCAGCCATATGTATATTTAAAGTCACCGGTAGAAAATTGTCAATATGTTCAACATACAAAGGAAACTCTATGTTAAACTCGGCCAAGTGTGCGGCTATGTTTCAtagaaataaaaaaaaagagCCCAGAAATCAAGAGTAGATAGTTTCTTGTAACTGTCACCCGGTGGGTGGCAAACTGGTGATACCACAAATGAGAATCTGTTGAGATAAAAACACTACGTGATGCAAGCCTACTAAACTGGCAAAAGGAAGAATTCTTAACTTAAGAGGAAAATGGATGTGACTTACAAATATTCTTAGCTTCTGCAAAATCTGAAAAAGAAGTTTTATATCGTCCTCACTGGAGCAACTACTGATCATTGACCACAACCAGGCATTTGGTGGCATGGTCTGGGCTTCAACAGATTTCAGCATTTTCTGGTACAGCTCCTCTGCAGATTCTGCAGCAAATCATGACATGAGCAAATGCAAACATTATATTAAAGAACGTACCAAAAGGGAAGGCTGATGAACCTTAGGAAATTTGCAGTTAGTAAATATGATCAGATAAAAACATGCGTCACATTACCTTATTATAACAATATGAAGTGAGACCGCTTAAACAGAAACTGAGTGTGGTAGATAAATATATAGAAGCATACAAAATCAATTCACCCGTATCGGAAGAAAGCCAATGTAGCTAGAAAACATAATTCAATGAACTATTTGTTTTGCTTTCTGAAAATGGTCGAGTTTATCTGCAAACATTGTATATGTCTATGAACTTCTAAGAGCCAAAGGAAAGGTCAACTTGGATAAACTGAATATAAGATCATAGCATTCATTTGAGCATTAAGAGTCAGGACAAAAACCCTGACGAGTCCACATAATAGATGGCAAGCCAATACTTGTAAGAGATTCTTACATTCCTAAGTCCTAACTTAATAATGATACAGAAAAAACCATTTCTATCTATCTCGTTAATGGATCTGAAGGTATCGAGGCATACATATCACTAGCTCTTCGGTTATTTGTTAATATTGATTTCTACACCTGGTTAAGGTCTGAAGGATATTACAGCAATGTAAGAGAGTATGTTATGAATAACACTTAGATTGTCTGATACTGGAACTTACCACTAAGCTATTCGGTCAATTTTCATCAGTGAAATACTTTAAATGTTGTGGATTTAACTGGTAAGGTCACAGGAGCTAAACACTAGTAAAACATAGCAAGTTAATGAATGTAGCACATAGCGGTAAGGATTAACGGAAGAGCTGGAACAGAAGGCAATGACAGGACCAGGACAGAGCATGGTACTCAAAATTAACCTTTAGGTTGGTCAATTCCACTTGAGTCTGTTGAAAAATGAGCTCTTGCCATGTGATAGCACACTGATTTCTTACACCGGCAGTGAGAAGTTACGGTTTGAGATAGCAAAGTACCTAAATTATCCAAATAAATGTAGTTAGCTCAGCTGATTAGTAAGTAGTTTGCACTACCTAATTATTTTTCTCAGAGAAAATGCAATACTACATCCATCAGAGCAGCAAAGGATCAGAAGCAACAGAACAATAAAAAGAATAACCATGGCTCCCTAAAATCAGTAGTCATGTGGCTTCTACGCAAACTAAACGGACACGTGCAGAGCATAGTACTAAACGGCCAAACAAGCACGTGGAGACTTAGTAATATAGAGTATGTTCTATGATGATACATTACTAGGTCCTGAAGTAAATCAAGCAAGGCAATGCACCACAAAGCAACTGCATAGCCACTCTAAAGTAATAATCCAGCACATCATCTAATGCCTCACCAAAAAAGTTGTCATCCAGGAAAGGATACATATCTCTAAACCATACACAAATAATCACGTCCCTAAGTCCCAGCTAATTGGCCATGAATTGGCCTGAAAACACTTGCAACAGCAAAAAACCATAGTCTCATGTCAAAAACTACCACATAAAGCCTTCCAGAGCACGGCGCACACTCGCAAACATTTCCATCGCCCTAAACCCTTAAACCTTCATGAGCTATTCTGGTCCCCTTATCCCCAAGCTTCACCGCCTGCTCCGAGAACATGAGCGGGACTAACAAAACGAAACCCTCGAGACCACGAGCTCGAGATCGTACAGCTAGCGCGCCACCCTGCCTGCCCACCACCAGTTCGACGAAATGCCGCACCAAATAACTCGTAAGCAGCGCGCTGCCGATGCGGTCACCATGAGAAGATGGGTGTCTCGAGGTCAGAGAACTCACGGGGTAGGTGGGAGGAGAAGCCCCTGGTGTGATCCGGAGAGGAGAGCGAGGCGCGGCAGCCATTCTCGAGATGGGGAAGGAGAGCGAGCTCGGCGGCCGCCGCGCACCCGCGGTGAGAGGCGGAGAGGACTCCCTGGATCCCGGAGGCCGCCGGTGACGCGATGAGGCGGCGCGCGCGCGCTGCGGCTGCCTGCATGGCTCGTCCTTCTCCGTGCGGCGGCCGGAGGAGAGGGAGGTGTGTGctgggaggagagggaggcggccTGAGCTGGGCTGTTTGTGAGTCTGGTTAATTCGTCTGGGCTTCGGGCCCAAAAGCTCCGAGCAGAACATATCCAACCTCTCTGCGCCACTGTTTGCCACCTCGATCTGAGCCGTAGAAAGCTGATCGAAAGGTGGAGAGAAGTCCACGCCACACTTACGAAGAGTGTAGTTTGGCATACGCTCACGCTATACCTGCCCAAGGGCAGCCCGGCCTGCCCTGACCCGATGGTGCTCACGGGCCGGGCATGGGCTTGGATTTTGAGCCCAAAGGCCAGGCGGGGCCCGGGCCCGCCATATTTGCGATTTAACGAAGAGGCCTGACCCAAGGCCTGATGGGCTTTTACACTGATAGGTCGGGCTTGGGCCTAATTTCTAGGCCCGACACCTGGGCCTGGGTTTCTTTGTCGGGCTTGGTTAGGCCTGGCTCGAGGAATGGCCAGGTATAGCTCACgcagagcatctctagcagatgATGCCGCCATGCCAAAAACGGTCGTTTAGACATTTTGAGCATCTGTTATGGCAGGAACTTCTAGTTACCTAAAAACCTTTTCTCCTACCCTCATTTTTGGGCACTAGCATCTCTAGCAGATCTTATAAAAGCAGTCAAATTTTTTAATTTACTGTACAAATTATAGAAACATATCAAAAGATCCTGTAAAATAGTAGATCCCGTAAAAAAATTATAGGTTCTCGTACATTAGAGCAACCATCCGTTATATAGCGAGGCGTTTTCTGAGGGAACCTGTAAACCAGTCAATGCCATAGTAGGGGGGCATGGCTACGCCGCGCGCGAGCAGCGAGCAGGCAGAGGAGCTTGGCAGCGGTTACCTGGAGCATCACTAGCACGGGGCGGGTCGGAGCATTGCCAGAGCGTCGCCGGAGCGGCGTCATTGTGGGTCGGCCGGAGTTCGAGTTCGTCCATGCGTGTGTCCCAAAAAAAACGCGCAGAAAAAAAAAACTCCTACGGTAGAGGTTTACGGGATTTGTTCCGTCTGATGCCTTGCGGTACGTAAATTTTCATTTTAAGGGGCATATTGTTTTAAGATTTTGAGAAAATTTGCTCTTTGAAGAACACGATACAATGAAAGTTGTAAGCTGTGTTCGGAAGGAGTTACTGTCTATCGTTTGGCCTCATGGTAAAACCCGTTGGGAAGGCCTGATAGGCGATGGTTTAGCCTGTGGTGGATGTCATCGATTCGGATCCGCTTATCGTTCACGTGTGCGATCCAATTGCCCTCGAAAGCGCACGTGTACAATTGACGAAGACAGGAACGCATTTTGCATCGTGTGCGTGTGTGTTTCGTATGGTGACGTGCATGCGAGCCTCTGCATTTGTATTGTTTTCGAAACAAAAAAAATCGACTTCAAACCAGTCGTACATACGCGCGATCGCCCATAGCTAGGGTTCATACATCAAATATGCCAAACTTCGCGAACCAAAACGCAAAATGTCACCGACGGAACGAAGCCACCAGATCGATCGAGCCAGTCCCTCTCCGGCTAGAGCTTGAAGAGCTTCCTGAGGTTCATGGGGGAGATGTACTTGCTGTCGCCGTCGACGATGTACTTGGCGAGCAGCACGTTGGCCTTCTCGCTGGGGTGATACGGGTCCCAGAACACGTGGTTCTCCCGGTCGTCGCACATGCTGGACGTCGGCCCGCACGGCACGATCCCGGCGTACCTGCCGCCGTTGCCGCAGCAGGCCACGCTCGCCGTCGAGAACCCGTACTTCCTGTGGTTGGCGATCAGCTCCATCACCAGGTCGTACACGTTGGCCAGCAGGAACCTGCCCCCCGGCAGGCCCCCGCCGCCGTTGCCGTTGAGCTCGATGAGCAGGTCGCGGAGCCGGCCGTTGTACTGCGCGGCGAGCGTGTTGGGCAGCTTCACGCACTCGTCGTCCTTGACCCGGTTCAGCGTCTTCTGGTACGGGATGCACCCCAGCGGCCCCACGTTGGCCACCACGAACTTGCGCGCCCCCAGCGCGTGCAGCCGCGTGAGCTGCTCCCGGAGGTGGATGATGAGGTCGTCGATGAAGCCGTCGGGCGACTCGGCCACGCGCGTGCCGGCGGACAGCACCGGCATCAGGTAGTTGTTGAGGAAGTCGTTGGAGCCGACGGTGATGGAGAAGATGGCCTTCCTGTGGATGAACTCCCGCGCCTTCTCCTTGCCCAGCAGCCCGTCCAGCTCCCGCCGCGTGATGTTGAAGTAGTCCACCTGCACGTCCATGCCGATCCGGTTCACGAACACCCGCCCCGTCCCGTTCAGGATCCCCGCCCCGCCGGACGCGTAGTTCACGCCGTTCAGCAGCGCGCCGCCCGTCGTGT contains:
- the LOC125541057 gene encoding GDSL esterase/lipase At2g23540-like, translating into MGRMGSAVAVAVVAVLCAAAVVRVRGEDTVDEDTPGASFIFGDSLVDAGNNNYLSTLSKADMNPNGIDFAASGGTPTGRFTNGRTIADIIGEMLGQADYSPPFLAPNTTGGALLNGVNYASGGAGILNGTGRVFVNRIGMDVQVDYFNITRRELDGLLGKEKAREFIHRKAIFSITVGSNDFLNNYLMPVLSAGTRVAESPDGFIDDLIIHLREQLTRLHALGARKFVVANVGPLGCIPYQKTLNRVKDDECVKLPNTLAAQYNGRLRDLLIELNGNGGGGLPGGRFLLANVYDLVMELIANHRKYGFSTASVACCGNGGRYAGIVPCGPTSSMCDDRENHVFWDPYHPSEKANVLLAKYIVDGDSKYISPMNLRKLFKL